The window taagagccttgttcatgaatagccatatgaaataagagatacactatgagtacgataacgatgacgatgagtttgagtctaaagaatctagaatccatgatatgatgatcctataaagctaatgatgctaTCTATAACCCATCGATGTCGTTATTTgttatttggcacaaatatcatattttgtgtcgtattacaacttattcttatgacttttatcgcttaattcatgacgtaaccgtcgtatttgaacttatgtcgttatatttcatgtgtataggtacgacgacgacaaacgatggaaactGTGCTTGAAATAattggaattcgtagcatatgtcgattggctgaggtgacgaGGCAAAGATCGCAAAGGACAAACTAAAAGGAGTTAACCGACTGAAGAGACTCCGCTTTCCTTCCggatcgcggaaggatcgcgagaagcttcaGAACTTCAAGCCATCGaggcgcatcgcgtgaagaaagcggaacaaccacTCAGTCGTCAGtatctcgcgatccttccgcatcgcggaggGAAAGCGAGAACCTGCAGAACATTGCGCCATCCTtctgcatcgcggaaggaaagcggggatcTGCGaatgttttcccgattagactagatttggattccttatttattattttttaccctagcctatatatagacgttttaatagctgagaacggtgtgctgggattattcaaggatttgtaagccaccgttctcctttttctctttctaggttaatttattttttatctttttcaaccctagtttattcatggcttcttttgtctatgatcgaaccatgagtagctaatctcctaattctagggttgtggcgaaagacttgaaagttgatgtgatgacaattGTTAtgtattgattttccatattgtgggttgcttatttattattgatttcaattgtttgattatctgggcaatagttagacactatcagTGGTGTgtggattgaacttgagaaagggaattcacgtacgtaataagaataaatagagtttgttcgatttaatcgtttcgctaatgaggatagagatataccctttagcctacttagttgaatacagagAAATAAacgcgttcttgttacctctgatgaccatagagatataggcgttatagtaacatctacaagctcgtgagtagttcgagagaatatcataaagcataattaacccgttaactagtaacccaggaaacaaaataggtggaattgtctgaagatcaactggattgtcgaaagccataaccctagatctttctctcatctgaaaattcttacagtccttgtccacatagtcccagtcataaaaacacccatcacaaattgtttacttttcaagttttagtttagtacaacaaacaatcttgattttcactttcttgaatagtttcattcgaatttgaattagtttgacagtagaatctaagtctctgtgggatcgatatctggacttaacagtctatattacttgtacgaccacgtatacttgcgtgtgcgtttgggagcaacaagtttttggcgccattgctggggacttagaaaaatttactgtttttctaattttagtttgtttttctattcaagtctttactttttttttcgttgttctacttgtgattcttcaggcttctctggtttatgcctagcactagaagttcaggatAACCGTTAGTTGATCTTGGTCAAGAAATCGAAAGAACCTTCAGACGACAGAGACAAATGGCTAacgaagcagcaagacttgctcttgaacaggCAGAAAGGGATAGAGCCAGAAACACAGATGAACAGGGAGAGAGAGCAGCCGCGAGGGCACAAGAGCAACGAATTCTGTTATCCAGTTATGCTAGGCCATGTCTGGCAACCATTGCTAAggctattgttaggcctgacattactggaaatttcgagctaaaagaaggaacagtgcggctggtgTAACAgacgtgccagtatatgggtaaatctagtgaagacccgcataagcacttgatgcagttcgtggagttgagcgagaatttccaatatagagatgtcCCCGATAATTATATGAAGCCGTCCTTGTTTCCGTTCTCACTTATTGGCGAAGCGAGAGAATGGTTGACGAATCTACCTGcaggttctatcacttcttgggagatattatcaaataagtttatcgacaggttcttctcacccaagaagacaaaggagctgcgagggagaattgctaacttcactcagagagattccgaatctctaccatacgcttgggaaaggtataagggtTATCTACGAGATTGCcccatcacatgcagccaaaggagatcattAGTAACTATTTCGTAGAGGGtcttaaccatgaatcaagggccctgatgaatgcttcagctcaaggtcagatattaaacaaaacatatgaagagatggaagatcTCCTTGAGATGATGTCTTAGGGTCATCATGAGTATAATGAGAAACCGGGGGTTACCATAAAAAGCTACTGGGgttcttaaagttgatgatgttgcagtTATCCGGGATGATATTGGTACTCTCACTAACGTgatgttgagggtgtttcctcAAACTCAGCAGATTCAACCAGTTCAACATATTCAGCAGGCGGCATGTGTAAGTTGCGGTGAACCTCATGATTATAATaattgtccattgaatccagagtcTGTCTATTTTGTGGGGCAGTAGAATCGCGGTATTGCTAATCGGGGAAACTATTATggaaataattacaacactccattTGGGAGGCAGGATTTCCATAAGCCGAACAATTATCAGCAACCTCAAGCCCAACCAGCTAACAATTTAGAGGAGATGATGAAGCAGCTTATAGCTCAAAATCAGGTGATGCAGCAGCAAAATTagaaaattcagagtgagatgcagaaGTCTATTCACGAGATTGAGAGtcagatggggcagatggctcttatgcagaatgtcagacctccgggtgctcttccgagtgatactgaaaagaatccaaaagaatgcaaagcagtcaccttgaggaatggtaGAGAGCTAGAGGAAGCGCCaccgaaaaagaagaacatagcGTAGGCATAACTTATCCCTGCTAAGCGAGCTGAACCAAAGCAAACAGTCGCAGAGCAGCATGTAGAGGAAGTGGTGcgaccaccccctccctttccacagCGACTTCAGAAACAGAAGGCAGATTCGGCTTGCatgaaatttcttgaactcttaaaacaggtacacattaacatacctttggtggagcttcTGCAAGAAGTCCCAAAGTATGCGaaatatattaaagatgtggtcgcgaacaaacggcgttggacagagtttgagacagttgcacttactgaggagtgcagttctagagtgaggagtaagATCCCTCCAAATTTGAAAGATCCGGGCAGCTTCACAATTTCGATTACGATTGGAAACATTGAAGTTGGGATAGCATTAtgtgatttgggtgctagtattaatcaTATGCCCACCTCTGTGTTCCGAACGATGGGTTTGGGAGAGCCTAGGCCAACCACTATTACATTACAGTTGGCTGATCGGTCTATTgcttatcctgatggtattattgaggatgttcttgtgaaggtaggcccattacttctgccggttgattttgtgatacttgattatgaggcagataagagtgttcctctcattatggggagaggattcttggctactgttgatgctgtaatccgagtgaaagatgggaagatgtccatgacagttaATGGGCAAGAGGCGACCTTTGATGTATTTAAAGCTACCAGACTTCCGGCCCATTATGAGGAATTGAAGATGATTTCGGTGGTGGAACCCTAGCTCACAAATGCCGAGTTAGATCACTTTCTATCCTCGCGAGATCCGTTGGAGATATCTTTGGTGTATGGGGAAGATCTGAAGATTGACGCAGAAGTGGAAGAGTGTCttagcattcttgacacttcatgtgcttatctacgagcaagtacaccgtttgaggagctagacagaccagagccatggaagaagccgaaaccGTCTATTGAAGAGGCTCCCGTTCTTGAGTTGAAACCATTGCCTCTTCACCTTCGCTAtgctttcttgggtagtggagacacattGCCCGTAATCTTCTTTGcttatttgactgatgtgcaggttgaacgtgtattacgagtgctaagagatcgaatCCGAGCCCTCGGGTGGTCGATAGCTGACATTCGGGGTATTAGTAGctcgttttgcatgcacaaaatttTATTGGAGGAAGGCAGCAAAACCAGTATTGAGTTTCAGAGGCgactgaacccgatcatgaaggaggtggtgaagaaagaggtaatcaagtggcttgacagctgTATCATTTATCCCATCTCAGACAGCAATTGGGtgagtcctgtacaatgtgtcccgaagaaagggggcataaCTGTGGTAGAAAACGAGAAGAATAAAATGGTGCCTCAACGAACTGTTACGGGCTGGAGGATATGTATCgactatcgcaagttgaacaaCGCCAGCAGAAAAGATCATTTTCCTTTACCCTTCATGGACCAGATGCTCGACCGATTGGCTGGGcacgattattattgctttttggatggttattcgggttacaaccagatcatgattgcacctgaggatcaagagaagaccaCATTCACATGTCCATATGGTACATTTTCATTCCagaggatgcctttcggtttgtgcaatgctccaggtaccttccagcgatgcatgatggctatcttcaccgatatggtggaaaattaTGTGGAGGTaattatggatgatttctctgtgttTGGAGATTCTTTTGACGACTGTTTAAATCATCTTGATGCCGTGCTAGCTCGTTGTGAAGAAACAAACATGGTACTTAACTgggaaaaatgccatttcatggttcgagagggaattgttcttgggcacaagatatcgGGCAAAGGAATAGAGGTTGACAAGGcgaagattgaagcaattgaaagattgccatcacccgtttcagttcggggagtgcgtagttttcttgggcatgctggcttttaccgacggttcatcaaagacttctctaaagttgccAATCCACTGTGCAAGCTCttagagaaagatgtgaagtTTATGTTCAATGAAGCCTGTCTGACGGCTTTTGAGGAGCTGAAACGATGGTTGGTATCTGCTCATATTATCAtcgcacccgattggtctctACCGTTTATCttaatgtgtgatgcaagtgattttgctgtgggTGCTGTCCTTGGTCAAAAAAGGGACAAGATTTTTCATcctatttattatgccagcaagacacttgatgcagcccagatgaactatactgtcacagagaaggagttattggtagttgtctacgcctttgacaaattTCGATCATATCTGGTGGGCACGAAGGCGATTGTCTACACTGATCACACGGCAGTTCGTTATTTGTTTGCAAAGAAGGATGCGAAGCCAAGGCTTATTCGTTGGGTGTtgctgctgcaagagtttgacatcgagattcttgatcgaaagggcacagaaaatcaggTAGCTGATCACCTATCGCGATTAGAAGATCGGGAACATGTGGATGAAGTAGTGGCAATTAAGGAGACCTTTCCCGACGAACAACTCTTTTCTCTTAAATcagctgaggtgccatggtatgcagacatggtgaactttatagtaaGTGAGGTTTACCCCCCGGGTGCTAATCATGAGAAGAAGAAGCGGATCTTGCATGACAGTCGTTTCTATGTGTGGGATGAGCCTTATCTCTACCGGGTTGGCACAGATCAGCTGATCAGAAGGTGTGTTCCAGAGGAAGAGTTCTCAACGATTCTAGAGAGGTGTCACTCATCACCCTATGGGGGACATCACGCGGGTGACAGAACGGCTGCAGAGGTACTTCAGTCCGGGTTCTACTGGCCTACtttgttcaaagatgctcatgaatttgCGCGAGCATGTGATAGCTGCCAGAGGTCCGGAAATAtctccaagcgtcatgaaatgcctttgaagggtaTCTTAGAAATCGagttgtttgatgtgtggggtattgACTTCATGGGCCCCTTCATACCATCCAAGGGAAATAAATATATATTGGTGGTTGTAGACTATGTTTCGAAGTGGGTGGaagccattgcacttcccaccaatgatgctagtgtggtgACGCGATTTCtaaaaagaacatttttacaaGGTTTGGGACCCCGCGGGCCATCATCAGTGACCAAGGTACACACTTCTGCAATCGGCTCTTTGATAAATTgctgctcaagtatggggtgaaacacaagatagcgactgcttatcaccctcagacgagtggtcaagtggaggtatcgaacagggaaatcaagaggattttggagaagaCTGTGAGCGTAAGTAGAAAATATTGGTCATTAAAGCTTGATGACGCTTTGTGGGCATATAGAACATCTTACAAAACTCCGATTGGTACATCCCCCTATAAGCTCGtttttggtaaggcatgtcatctaccagtcgagcttgagcatagagcatattgggcgatcaagaagctgaatctagacatggttcaagctggagagAAGAGACTGTTGCAGCTGCATGAGTTGGAGGAATTTCTctatcatgcttatgaaaacgCGAAAATGTATAAGGAGCGCACCAAGAGAATTCATGACAGGCGCATCCAATCTCGTGACTTTGATCCTAGGCAGTTAGTATTGCTGTATAACTCCAGGATGAAGATTTTCGGTGGAAAGCTGAAGAGTAAGTGGTCCGGACCATTCGATATAGTTCGCGTGACTGCACATGGTGCAGTCGAGCTAAAAAGACCCAACTCGAATGAGACATTCTTGGTGAATGGGcagagagtgaagcattactacggGGAGGTCACTGATTGCGCCAGGACCACCAtcgatctagaagaggcttgaggaaaacctgcgtcgtgccgcgacattaaatcaggcgcttctcgggaggcaacccgggtctttaaaaaaaaaagtgtcgtgccatgaccttaactaaggcgctttgtgggaggcaacccaacatTTTGTAGGATATAagtcacgtttgttcatgttgcaggaattgGGCGAAAAATGAAGAAAACAGACAAAGCGCCCAGTGATTTGCGCTTTTTGCCCGCGATGCGGGCAGATCGCGCATTAAAAATCAGAAGCGCCCAGTGATTTGCGCGATGCGGACAGATCGCGTGGAGTTCTGCAGCTTCGCGCGATCGACCCGCAATGCGGACGGATCGCGCGTGTCGACCCGGTTTGTGTTCTCTTTTTCGCATATATGTATAGGCCGCGCCCCCTCTTCTTATTTTCATCCGAAAACAATTCCCCAACTCCCCCCATTCCCTTTTAATACGAAAAAAAAACCATCCCCATCCCCTCTCTCACACAAACAACCTCAAGTTGCTTTAAGCCATCCCACATTAACATCACAAGGTAAGTGTTCATCTTCCTTAGTTTCTTTCTCCTTGTTATTGTGTTGGTATGTGTAAAGTAAGGATATGGGTATGGGCGAATTGTgggcggggattggtattgcttgtgtaATAGGTGTGAATTTGGCTAGAATGTGACTCCCATTGCATAAAAGAGGGTTCTTCAACCCACCATTGTTACCCAAAGTTAAGGGATTTTTTTACGCCCACAAGGTGTTCAATAAAAGTCCTAAACCAAGTTTTTGtgaaattgtgaagtcttgagtagcaatggaaCATTAACCGAGCATAGAACCCTTGTGAAAGTCATCTCCCCATGAAATTCGAACTATGAGGGCGGATTGGGGAATTGTGATTTTTTTCGTCCCAAGCATACAACATGACAATCGAGGACTCTGTTTTTGTTTGCTTGGTCTTGTAGGAGTAGTTAACTTCTTTTGATTTTAGTTTTCAAAATatagtttgaagtaagtgtggggttgcGCCATGACCCCGTCGTTACTAACCTACACCTCTCGTTTGGTAATGTGTTATTTTGCAGGAAAAATGGTTCACGCCAAATCCAAGGGCAAAGCTGTCGCCTCCTCCTCCCAGGGTACAAAGAGAGGGCGCGCCCAAAACCCGCCCAAAGAAAAAAAGGGGCAAACATCCGGAAAAGGGAAGCATCCCGCGGTTGTCATTCCTCCGGCAACTAAAACGACAACCAACCCCCGTCTCTCGGGGGAAGGAGCAGAGTGGTATGCGGGGTTTGACACCTCGAAAGGGTACAACCATGAGCGAGCAATCAGTCGGGCCCCTCTGAAGAAGACTTTTCGGGATATCCATGACAGTATAGTTGCCATGGGATGGACGTCTGTGTTCGAGCAACCGGGTCCAGTGAACATCGATTTGGTCATGGAATTCTATGCTTGCGTACCAACCCACAGGATTCCTGATTCTGTGTTCTTTCGGAGAAATTGGGTGCCATTGGCGGCATCTACCTTGTGCGGGGCAATCGGAGTCCCGGATGTGCCTgtcgagcctttactagagttcATCAAAAGGCCGGATTATCGGGCTATCCGGGAAACTCTGTGTGGAGCCAACTCAAAAGCCCAATGGGCACGATATTCAGAACCTCTTCGGAAGCACCGAAGTATGAGCATGAGCAACTTTTGTAGAGAGGCCCGCGTGTGGCTGCGCCTCCTAAATGTGAGAATAATGCCACTTGATCACTTCGCGGAGGTACAACGGGAGAGAGTGTGCATGGTGTACTTCTTGATGACAGGGCAGCCGGTAAACATAGGGTATTGGATGCTGCAGGAAATCCGCCGAGTGCGTGCTGGGAAGTCGAAAAGGCTAAGTTATGGGAACACTGTCACTTCCTACCTAATGCAGCTCGACGGTGAGTTAGCGTACTATACTGATAGAGTACTTGAGGTTCCCATTGACCCGCTCGATATCTCCAATGTCATGGCCCCGACAAGTGTATCCGGACATCACTTGACCCCGGCGGAGGAGAGGTCTGCCCAGTCTACCGTACTAGCTCAGCTGTACTCGGGGATGATGGTTGCAAGTGAGCACTTTAATATTGATCTCACAAGGTTCTTCATTCAGAACCCACACACTTCACATTCTCGGGCGCTGGTGGGTAAATTATCTCAGTTACCCGCTGATGAGGACGAGAACTCGGCTGATCGAGTAATGGTCGCATTTGAAGATGAGGAGGAGGTAGAGTCACTGATGCAAGGCGACGACAATGAAGAGGAAGAGGACGCCGAGCCAGATGAGGGCGCGGCTGATGATGAGGATTTCCTTGATAaggacgactaggccctagtgggccccagggagtatttcttaccatGCTGGAGCTTTATTTGATCTCAAATATAcatgcattgagggcattgcatagttttaagtgtggggtgggaaaatacatccctggtttgtaacaacatgttttgaggttgcggatgatgattagtatgccgtaggatttttttgtttttagttttgcatcttagtgtcgtagaaaaaaaaaagaaaaaaaatggtaaAAGTTGGAAAAatttcaaaaagattttattctctttatttttctttgataacttcttaagtccctcgttagtaggcattcatcatccaccccctttgattttcttatggcctcggttctttcccgaggggggcctttgaaccgggcgtaggtagattttttcttttatagtcataAGAAGGGctgttcctgatgacgggtggatgacaacctgcttgagggaaaattagtccgtAGGCTAGgtgtattcaaatgctaggtgcacgggataggtgaagtcttggcatatgagtgatcttgaaCTGTTTTGTGGAAGCATGCCGTGCAAATTGTATTACTTTTCTTGGAAgcacttgaaaatggtttttgtgttgacccatatgacccacttggcattgttgactgtcattgttgtttgattcaagggacaaccggatccctcttgcgttgattgtgtgtcatgtgtgagtaaggtttcgAATTTGattccatgtttggtattgacatctagaacttgccctgtgtgttcacGAATCGAAATGAAGTTGGTTGAGTCTAGAAAGTGATAGAGGcatttctttgattagtcactaaaaagcctaaaaagCCATCCTACCAACTCGCAAatagcaccctagttaacccttttttaggctttagccttttctttgatagcagttacTTAGCCTTTATcccttcgttctataaaacttgatttttgatccaAACACTCCATGAGCACTTTTATCATTTACAtgtataatgggagttgggaggtgaaataaagaggggaaatggttgttaatTGTATTCTAGGAAGACgatgggagcaccgaatgaacagaacTAGTTCACCAGTTAGTTGGGagtccaaaaagaaaaaaaaaagaaaaaaaattaactgAAAAAAGAAAgagtttcccttctaacttgtgtaATTTCTAAAAAaagtggtgcttaaacaaagaaaatgggtgaaTTAGGGAGAATGTTAAAGGTTGGTTGGTATTGAATAAGGGCTAATAAAGAAAGCGTGCAAAAATGACGAATGTATAATGTATTAAAGTGCTttgggaggttagtcactattatccaaataatttctacccgtcccgtagcctacattacaaccctcgaagtcctacttgattctaggttcgtcttacttgtattagtagagtggttacactacgagcaagcatatggtatgtcgTACATTACATGTGatgttctttgtgagagtgagtgcaTTTATTGATTTCAGGTCCATTGATTTAAACGTGTGTTTCTTGATGAAATATGGACTACTTTGTTGAGGTGAGGGCACACAATTAGCAATAGAGCGGTGAAGTGTTGATTTGTTGATCATAAGGTTGCCTATATGctttaaagtggtgtcgttgagtcaactgttttgaaattcgaaatgtCCTCTTTGAAAAGAAGTACTTGGTGCTGAAAATGAGTTTTGTTTTTAAacctttggcatggctttcgcaatCTGGGTCGTTGGTTTGTTTTTGAAAATCTCTCTTCAAGAGTTAGCCATACTAGCCGAATCCAGTTGCAGACCTATTTGAATGAGTGAGCTAGAAGGGTAGTCTGATGCTGGTTTgtgtttgctcgagggcgagaaaagtctaagtggggggtggtgatatttggcacaaatatcatattttgtgtcgtattacaacttattcttatgacttttatcgcttaattcatgacgtaaccgtcgtatttgaacttatgtcgttatatttcatgtgtataggtacgacgacgacaaacgatggaaactGTGCTTGAAATAattggaattcgtagcatatgtcgattggctgaggtgacgaGGCAAAGATCGCAAAGGACGAACTAAAAGGAGTTAACCGACTGAAGAGACTCCGCTTTCCTTCCggatcgcggaaggatcgcgagaagcttcaGAACTTCAAGCCATCGaggcgcatcgcgtgaagaaagcggaacaaccacTCAGTCGTCAGtatctcgcgatccttccgcatcgcggaggGAAAGCGAGAACCTGCAGAACATT is drawn from Lycium barbarum isolate Lr01 chromosome 8, ASM1917538v2, whole genome shotgun sequence and contains these coding sequences:
- the LOC132608246 gene encoding uncharacterized protein LOC132608246 → MVQAGEKRLLQLHELEEFLYHAYENAKMYKERTKRIHDRRIQSRDFDPRQLVLLYNSRMKIFGGKLKSKWSGPFDIVRVTAHGAVELKRPNSNETFLVNGQRVKHYYGEVTDCARTTIDLEEA